The following are encoded in a window of Nibricoccus aquaticus genomic DNA:
- a CDS encoding DUF5107 domain-containing protein → MSSVTVRRESVVFPTYLPAAADKNPMFLEKRVYQGSNGKVYPLPFTDRIALEKMEQAWDAVWVENAFIRVMILPQLGGRIHVGEDKTNGYDFFYRQNVIKPALVGLAGPWISGGVEFNWPQHHRPSTFMPADVEIEKHPDGSVTVWLSEHEPMNRMKGMHGVCVHPDKSYIELKARVYNRTAIVQTFLWWANVATRVHERYQSFFPQDATYVADHAKRAMSEFPLCAGSYYGVDYAARAKGGVAAEERPTEFVPGGDYPANDLSWYANIPVPTSYMCMGTEADFFGGYDHAREAGVVHVANHHISPGKKQWTWGNQEFGYAWDRNLTDSDGPYIELMAGVYTDNQPDFSFLMPGETKTWSQFWYPIQKIGPAQQATVDAAVSLRVKGQRVRVGVAVSAERERVCVRLEAQGRVVKRRSKAEGSLVIAEWVRDLAPGAPLVEEVALPRGVKEAELCVSVRAVEGRELVSYSPVKDEKKSVPPAATEPGLPAEIASNDELYVTGLHLEQYRHATRMPEDYWREALRRDAGDSRCLLAMGKWHLRRGEFGEAEKFLRAAVERLTLRNPNPYDGEAYYQLGLALRFLGRDDEAYAAFYKATWNQAWRAAGYHALAEIDCVRGQWEAARDHLERALRMNADNLKARNLRVLVLRKMGRGEEAEVILKETRALDPLDWWAREIAGEALTCDTQVRLDLALDYARAGFVAEALSVLADARPEVGSGTEPLVSYYRAWLLERSGGERAEVLRYLKAAAKASPDYCFPARLEEIGILEFAMANNPKDARAPYYLGNLFYDRRRHVEAIRLWEWSAKLDASFSVVWRNLGIGYFNVSKKPVAARRAYERAFEANPGDARLLYERDQLWKRMGVAPAKRLRELEKFPALTGLRDDLSVELCALLNQAGRAEAARAILMTRRFQPWEGGEGQALVQFTRAQVLLGRASLDAGDAEKALSLLMEALRPPESLGEARHLLANASDVQFWLGEALASAGRKEEACAQWAKAASARGDFQEMSVRAFSEMTYYSALALARLGKKAAAKKLLGELREYARELAGREARIDYFATSLPTMLLFEDDLTARQRRAAAFMEAQADVGLGERGTARRRLAGILREEPSHALAADLLRELG, encoded by the coding sequence ATGAGTTCCGTCACCGTTCGCCGAGAGAGTGTTGTTTTCCCGACTTATCTGCCGGCGGCGGCGGACAAAAATCCGATGTTTTTGGAGAAGCGCGTTTATCAGGGGAGCAACGGGAAGGTTTATCCGCTGCCGTTTACGGATCGGATCGCGTTGGAGAAAATGGAGCAGGCATGGGACGCGGTGTGGGTGGAGAATGCGTTCATCCGTGTGATGATTTTGCCGCAACTGGGCGGACGCATCCATGTGGGCGAAGACAAGACGAACGGGTACGATTTTTTCTACCGTCAGAATGTGATCAAGCCGGCACTAGTTGGGCTGGCGGGGCCGTGGATCTCAGGTGGAGTGGAGTTTAACTGGCCGCAGCATCACCGGCCTTCGACGTTCATGCCGGCGGATGTGGAGATCGAAAAGCATCCGGATGGCTCGGTGACGGTGTGGTTGAGCGAGCATGAGCCGATGAACCGGATGAAAGGGATGCACGGCGTGTGCGTGCATCCGGATAAATCCTACATCGAGCTGAAGGCGCGCGTTTATAACCGGACGGCGATCGTGCAGACGTTTTTGTGGTGGGCGAATGTGGCGACGCGTGTGCATGAGCGTTACCAGTCGTTTTTCCCGCAGGATGCGACGTACGTGGCGGATCATGCGAAGCGGGCGATGAGCGAGTTTCCGCTGTGCGCGGGGAGTTATTACGGGGTGGATTATGCGGCGCGGGCGAAGGGTGGCGTGGCGGCGGAGGAGCGGCCGACGGAGTTTGTGCCGGGCGGGGATTATCCGGCGAACGATCTGAGCTGGTACGCGAACATTCCGGTGCCGACGTCGTATATGTGCATGGGGACGGAGGCGGACTTTTTTGGCGGGTACGATCACGCGCGGGAGGCGGGCGTGGTGCATGTGGCGAATCATCACATCTCGCCTGGGAAGAAGCAGTGGACGTGGGGGAATCAGGAGTTTGGGTACGCGTGGGATCGGAATCTCACGGACAGCGACGGGCCGTACATCGAGTTGATGGCGGGCGTGTACACGGACAATCAGCCGGACTTTTCGTTTTTGATGCCGGGGGAGACGAAGACGTGGAGTCAGTTTTGGTATCCGATTCAGAAGATCGGGCCGGCGCAGCAGGCGACGGTGGACGCAGCGGTGAGTCTGCGCGTGAAAGGACAGAGGGTGCGGGTGGGTGTGGCGGTTTCTGCGGAGCGGGAGCGTGTGTGCGTGCGGCTGGAGGCGCAGGGGCGCGTGGTGAAGCGGCGGTCGAAAGCGGAGGGGAGTCTGGTGATTGCGGAGTGGGTGCGGGATTTGGCACCGGGCGCGCCGTTGGTGGAAGAAGTGGCGCTGCCGCGTGGTGTGAAAGAGGCGGAGCTATGCGTGAGTGTGCGCGCGGTGGAGGGGCGGGAGTTGGTTTCTTATTCGCCGGTGAAAGATGAGAAAAAATCTGTGCCGCCGGCGGCGACGGAGCCGGGGTTGCCGGCGGAGATAGCGAGCAATGATGAGTTGTATGTGACGGGACTGCATCTGGAGCAGTATCGTCATGCGACGCGGATGCCGGAGGATTACTGGCGGGAGGCGTTGCGGCGAGATGCGGGGGACAGTCGGTGTTTGCTGGCGATGGGGAAATGGCATTTGCGGCGCGGGGAATTCGGCGAGGCGGAGAAGTTTCTCCGCGCGGCGGTGGAGCGGCTGACGTTGCGGAATCCGAATCCGTACGACGGCGAAGCGTATTATCAGCTCGGGTTGGCGCTGCGGTTTCTCGGACGGGATGACGAAGCTTATGCGGCGTTTTATAAGGCGACGTGGAATCAGGCGTGGCGGGCGGCGGGGTATCACGCGCTGGCGGAGATCGATTGTGTGCGGGGTCAGTGGGAAGCGGCGCGCGATCATCTGGAGCGGGCGTTGCGGATGAACGCGGATAATTTGAAGGCGCGGAATTTGCGCGTGCTCGTGCTCAGGAAGATGGGGCGTGGCGAAGAGGCGGAGGTGATTTTGAAGGAGACGCGGGCGCTTGATCCGCTGGATTGGTGGGCGCGGGAAATCGCGGGCGAAGCGCTGACGTGTGATACGCAGGTGCGGCTGGATCTGGCGCTGGATTACGCGCGCGCGGGGTTTGTGGCGGAGGCGTTAAGTGTGCTTGCGGACGCGAGGCCGGAGGTAGGGAGCGGGACGGAGCCGTTGGTGAGTTATTACCGGGCGTGGTTGCTCGAGCGAAGCGGCGGTGAGCGGGCGGAGGTTTTGCGGTATCTGAAGGCGGCGGCGAAGGCTTCGCCGGATTATTGTTTTCCGGCGCGGCTGGAGGAGATCGGGATTCTGGAGTTTGCTATGGCGAACAATCCGAAGGATGCGCGGGCGCCGTATTATCTGGGAAATTTGTTTTATGACCGGCGGCGTCATGTGGAGGCGATCAGGCTGTGGGAATGGTCGGCGAAGCTGGATGCTTCGTTTTCCGTGGTGTGGCGGAATCTGGGGATCGGGTATTTCAATGTTTCGAAGAAGCCGGTGGCGGCGCGGCGGGCGTATGAGCGGGCGTTTGAGGCGAATCCGGGGGATGCGCGGTTGTTGTACGAGCGGGATCAGTTGTGGAAGCGGATGGGCGTGGCGCCGGCGAAGCGGTTGCGGGAGCTGGAAAAGTTTCCGGCGCTGACGGGGCTGCGGGATGATTTGTCGGTGGAGTTGTGCGCGCTGCTGAATCAGGCGGGGCGGGCGGAGGCGGCGCGGGCGATTTTGATGACGCGGCGGTTTCAGCCGTGGGAAGGCGGCGAGGGGCAGGCGCTCGTGCAGTTCACGCGGGCTCAGGTGTTGCTGGGGCGGGCGTCGTTGGATGCTGGAGACGCCGAGAAGGCGTTGAGCTTGTTGATGGAGGCGCTGCGTCCGCCGGAGAGTTTGGGGGAGGCGAGGCATTTGCTGGCGAACGCGAGCGACGTGCAGTTCTGGCTGGGCGAGGCGCTGGCGTCGGCTGGGAGGAAAGAGGAGGCGTGCGCGCAGTGGGCGAAGGCGGCGTCGGCGCGCGGGGATTTTCAGGAGATGAGTGTACGGGCGTTTTCCGAGATGACGTATTACTCGGCGCTGGCGCTGGCGCGGCTGGGGAAGAAGGCGGCGGCGAAAAAGTTGCTGGGTGAGTTGCGCGAGTATGCACGGGAGCTGGCGGGGCGGGAGGCGCGCATCGACTATTTCGCGACGTCGCTGCCGACGATGTTGTTGTTCGAGGACGATCTGACGGCGCGCCAGCGGCGGGCGGCGGCGTTTATGGAGGCGCAGGCGGACGTCGGACTCGGAGAGCGGGGGACGGCGCGGAGGAGGCTGGCGGGGATTCTACGCGAGGAGCCGTCTCATGCGCTGGCGGCGGATTTGTTGCGCGAGTTGGGGTGA
- a CDS encoding Gfo/Idh/MocA family oxidoreductase, producing the protein MSKKRHAFVGTGGRAISFMEPLVTTYRDQHELVGICDISPARMAYYNELLTNDWKSQAVPTYTADRFDEMLREQKPDEIFVCSKDSTHHDYIVRALHAGCDVVTEKPMTTDAAKCQAILDAVKATGKKVRVAFNYRWAPFRTKVKELIATGVIGKVHSVNLEYLLDTSHGADYFRRWHATAGDSGTLLVHKSTHHFDLVNWWLDAIPLQVFAYGDLVFYGKQNAIARGDEALTKYARYTGEAAAKGDPFRLDLDESEPFRKIYRAGEKDSGYIRDQNVFREGIDIYDQMSLNVRYRTGQVLTYSLVCYSPREGMRVTFNGDRGRIEYHEFIGSHMNRAVRPKDFKLEIKPGSEPEGEWIKVYPHFQTGYVVPVDVEVGLPHGGADTILNEHFYGEQNAPADKWGRTAGHEQGAASVLVGVAGVESIKRNQPVNVSDLVTLKPGATKLSELV; encoded by the coding sequence ATGAGCAAAAAACGTCACGCGTTCGTTGGCACCGGCGGTCGCGCCATCAGTTTTATGGAGCCTTTGGTCACGACTTATCGCGACCAGCACGAACTCGTGGGCATCTGCGACATCAGCCCGGCGCGCATGGCGTACTACAACGAACTGCTCACGAACGACTGGAAGTCGCAGGCGGTGCCGACGTACACGGCGGATCGTTTTGACGAGATGCTGCGGGAGCAGAAGCCGGATGAGATTTTTGTGTGTTCGAAGGATTCGACGCATCACGACTATATCGTGCGCGCGCTTCATGCGGGCTGCGATGTCGTCACGGAGAAGCCGATGACGACGGATGCGGCGAAGTGCCAGGCGATCCTCGATGCGGTGAAGGCGACGGGAAAGAAAGTGCGCGTGGCGTTTAACTATCGCTGGGCGCCGTTTCGCACGAAGGTGAAGGAGCTGATCGCGACGGGCGTGATCGGAAAAGTTCACTCGGTGAATCTGGAGTACCTCCTCGATACGAGTCACGGCGCGGACTATTTCCGGCGCTGGCATGCGACGGCGGGGGATTCGGGGACGTTGCTCGTTCACAAGAGCACCCATCATTTTGACCTGGTGAACTGGTGGCTCGATGCGATCCCGCTGCAGGTGTTCGCGTACGGCGATCTGGTTTTTTACGGGAAGCAGAATGCGATCGCGCGCGGCGATGAGGCGCTGACGAAGTACGCGCGCTACACGGGAGAGGCGGCGGCGAAGGGCGATCCGTTCCGGCTGGATCTGGATGAGAGCGAGCCGTTCCGGAAGATTTACCGGGCGGGCGAGAAGGACTCGGGGTACATCCGGGACCAGAATGTGTTTCGCGAAGGCATCGATATTTATGACCAGATGTCGCTCAACGTGCGCTATCGCACGGGGCAGGTGCTGACCTACTCGCTGGTTTGCTACAGTCCGCGCGAGGGGATGAGGGTGACGTTTAATGGGGACCGTGGGCGGATCGAGTACCACGAGTTCATTGGTTCACACATGAATCGCGCAGTGCGCCCGAAGGATTTCAAGCTGGAGATCAAGCCGGGGTCCGAGCCGGAAGGTGAGTGGATCAAGGTGTATCCGCATTTCCAGACAGGTTATGTGGTGCCGGTGGATGTCGAGGTCGGGCTGCCGCATGGCGGGGCGGACACGATTTTGAACGAGCACTTTTACGGCGAGCAGAACGCGCCTGCGGACAAGTGGGGACGCACGGCCGGGCATGAACAGGGGGCGGCGTCGGTGCTCGTGGGCGTGGCTGGCGTGGAGTCGATCAAGCGCAACCAGCCGGTGAATGTGAGCGATCTCGTGACGTTGAAACCGGGTGCGACGAAGTTGTCGGAGCTGGTTTGA
- a CDS encoding (Fe-S)-binding protein, which yields MKQSPLQSLDYSVLQQCMHCGMCLPTCPTYAETGREKNSPRGRISLMRAIADGELETTPNFAEEMSYCLGCLACTTACPAGVDYTNLLEHARAHVEQSGVVKTPRRDFVRWLTMKQLFMKPRLLRFAGRLLWLYQVTGLQSLARALRLTKLLPTSIRVAEPSTPTIQRRFSDSLIAKVETPSSAKTAKSASASASPSAQPFRRVLLLTGCVQDIAFSDINRATADVLLANNCEVHTPRAQSCCGSLHAHNGELDLAATLARRQLDAVDLSQFDAVISNAAGCGSHLKHYDRLLATDPAYAQRAAEWSRKLRDISEYLVEINFRHPQPPARTSTAVPNHPLNLLRSSIDGREKSPAPTVTPVTYHEACHLCHGQKISAQPRAILRAIPGIELRESAEPTWCCGSAGIYSITQPKTAGWLRDRKLNNLRATAAPIVAVANPGCSLHLQAGEAHSANPLQFIHPVVLLASAYAAETHP from the coding sequence GTGAAACAATCTCCGCTTCAGTCCCTCGACTACTCCGTCCTCCAGCAATGCATGCACTGCGGCATGTGCCTGCCCACCTGCCCCACCTATGCTGAAACAGGCCGGGAAAAAAACTCCCCCCGCGGCCGCATCTCCCTCATGCGCGCCATCGCCGACGGCGAACTCGAAACCACGCCGAACTTCGCCGAGGAAATGAGCTACTGCCTCGGTTGCCTCGCCTGCACCACCGCCTGCCCCGCCGGCGTTGATTACACCAACCTCCTCGAACACGCCCGCGCCCACGTCGAACAAAGTGGCGTAGTCAAAACCCCGCGACGCGACTTCGTCCGCTGGCTCACCATGAAACAGCTCTTCATGAAGCCGCGTCTCCTCCGCTTCGCCGGACGCCTCCTCTGGCTCTACCAGGTCACCGGCCTCCAATCCCTCGCCCGAGCCCTCCGCCTCACAAAACTCCTCCCCACTTCGATCCGCGTCGCCGAACCCTCCACGCCCACCATCCAGCGCCGCTTCTCCGACTCGCTCATCGCGAAAGTCGAAACACCTTCCTCTGCCAAAACTGCCAAGTCTGCCTCTGCATCGGCTTCACCCTCTGCTCAACCATTCCGCCGCGTCCTCCTCCTCACCGGCTGCGTTCAAGACATCGCCTTCTCCGACATCAACCGCGCCACCGCCGACGTCCTCCTCGCCAACAACTGCGAAGTCCACACACCCCGCGCCCAGTCCTGCTGCGGCTCCCTCCACGCGCACAACGGCGAACTCGACCTAGCCGCCACCCTCGCACGCCGTCAACTCGATGCCGTCGACCTCTCTCAATTCGACGCCGTCATCTCCAACGCCGCCGGCTGCGGCTCCCACCTCAAACACTACGACCGCCTCCTCGCCACCGATCCCGCCTACGCTCAACGCGCCGCCGAATGGTCCCGCAAACTCCGCGACATCTCCGAATACCTCGTCGAAATAAATTTCCGTCACCCTCAGCCACCCGCCCGCACATCCACCGCAGTTCCGAATCATCCCTTAAACCTCCTCCGTTCGTCCATCGACGGCCGCGAAAAATCACCCGCGCCAACCGTCACGCCCGTCACCTATCACGAAGCCTGCCACCTCTGCCACGGCCAGAAAATCTCCGCCCAACCCCGCGCCATCCTCCGCGCCATCCCCGGCATCGAACTCCGCGAATCCGCCGAGCCCACCTGGTGCTGCGGCAGCGCCGGCATCTACTCCATCACCCAACCCAAGACCGCCGGGTGGCTCCGCGATCGCAAACTCAACAACCTCCGCGCCACCGCCGCACCCATCGTCGCGGTCGCGAATCCCGGCTGCTCCCTCCACCTCCAGGCCGGCGAAGCCCACTCCGCCAATCCGCTCCAATTCATCCACCCCGTCGTCCTCTTAGCCAGCGCCTACGCCGCCGAAACCCACCCGTAG
- a CDS encoding FAD-binding oxidoreductase: protein MLAELQQLLGPENVLTSREDLIPYAFDGTAALKQLPRAVVFPRDAAQISAILKLARAHRTPVITRGSGTGLSGGSVPVENALVLCVLKMDRILELDPRNLTLLAEPGVITQKIFETADAVGLFYPPDPGSMKISTIGGNVAENSGGLRGLKYGVTRDYVMGLEVVLADGSVCWLGNKCVKDVAGYNLRDLFIGSEGTLGIITKVLLKLLPKPAARQTLLATFSQMDAAAETVSAIIAAKIIPCTLEFLDRTTIACVEAYAKVGLPNDAEALLLIETDGHPAAAADEATRIEDLARSQGALQVRRARDAAESAQLALARRSAFSALARRKPTTILEDVTVPRSELAKMIRSVQHIAAKHTLDIAVFGHFGDGNLHPTILTDERNTAEMERVHHAIAEIVDAALALGGTITGEHGVGLAKKPFLKQQLGESSHALLKAIKHTLDPDALLNPGKIFD, encoded by the coding sequence GTGCTCGCCGAACTCCAGCAACTCCTCGGTCCGGAAAACGTCCTCACCTCTCGCGAAGACCTCATCCCCTACGCCTTCGACGGCACCGCCGCGCTCAAGCAGCTCCCCCGCGCCGTCGTCTTCCCACGCGACGCCGCCCAGATTTCCGCCATCCTCAAACTCGCCCGCGCCCACCGCACACCCGTCATTACCCGCGGTTCCGGCACCGGCCTCAGCGGCGGCAGCGTCCCCGTCGAAAACGCCCTCGTCCTCTGCGTCCTCAAGATGGACCGCATCCTCGAACTCGACCCGCGCAACCTCACGCTCCTCGCCGAGCCCGGTGTCATCACCCAGAAAATCTTCGAGACCGCCGACGCCGTCGGCCTCTTCTACCCGCCCGACCCCGGCTCGATGAAAATCTCCACCATCGGCGGCAACGTCGCTGAAAACTCCGGCGGCCTCCGCGGCCTCAAGTACGGCGTCACCCGCGATTACGTCATGGGCCTCGAAGTCGTCCTAGCCGACGGCTCCGTCTGCTGGCTCGGCAACAAATGCGTGAAGGACGTCGCCGGATACAACCTCCGAGACCTCTTCATCGGCAGCGAAGGCACGCTCGGCATCATCACAAAAGTTCTCCTCAAACTCCTCCCCAAACCCGCCGCCCGCCAGACGCTCCTCGCGACGTTCTCTCAAATGGACGCCGCCGCCGAAACCGTCTCCGCGATCATCGCCGCCAAAATCATCCCCTGCACCCTCGAGTTCCTCGACCGCACCACCATCGCCTGCGTCGAAGCCTACGCCAAAGTCGGCCTCCCCAACGACGCCGAGGCCCTCCTCCTCATCGAGACCGACGGTCATCCCGCTGCCGCAGCCGACGAAGCCACGCGCATCGAAGACCTCGCCCGCTCCCAAGGCGCACTCCAGGTCCGCCGCGCGCGCGACGCCGCCGAATCCGCACAACTCGCCCTCGCCCGCCGCAGCGCCTTCTCCGCCCTCGCCCGCCGCAAACCCACCACCATCCTCGAAGACGTCACCGTCCCCCGCAGCGAACTCGCGAAGATGATCCGCTCCGTCCAACACATCGCCGCGAAGCACACCCTCGACATCGCCGTCTTCGGCCACTTCGGCGACGGCAACCTGCACCCGACCATTCTCACCGACGAGCGCAACACGGCCGAAATGGAACGCGTCCACCACGCCATCGCCGAGATCGTCGACGCCGCCCTCGCCCTCGGCGGCACCATCACCGGCGAACACGGCGTCGGCCTCGCCAAAAAACCCTTCCTCAAACAACAGCTCGGCGAATCCAGCCACGCTCTCCTCAAAGCCATCAAACACACCCTGGACCCCGACGCCCTGCTGAACCCGGGAAAAATCTTCGACTAA
- the clpB gene encoding ATP-dependent chaperone ClpB — MDMQKLTVMSRQAVTDAQSEARRRQNNEVDTWHLLHALLVQENGLVPALVEKLGLTANVLLVAAERELERLPKVTGSVDVSKIYVTQAVGEVLTRAEKEAESLKDEFVSVEHLFLGLLDVGKPEALAKYFKSFGIERGKVLTTLKQMRGSQRVTSDNPETTYQALEKYGIDLVAQARKGKMDPVIGRDDEIRRAVRILSRKTKNNPVLIGEPGVGKTAIVEGLAQRILRGDVPEGLKDKTIFSLDMGALIAGAKYRGEFEERLKAVLKEVKDSEGRIILFIDELHTIVGAGKTEGAMDAGNLLKPMLARGELHCIGATTLDEYRKHIEKDAALERRFQPVLVEPPSVEDAISILRGLKERFELHHGVRIQDNALVSAVMLSDRYISDRFLPDKAIDLIDEACAMIRTEMDSSPQELDALQRRVLQLEIEEAALKLEKDDASKQRLETLRKELGDARGQAAALKAKWDKEKAAVDRVRKVREELEATRLEMEKAERAYDLSKLAELRHGKIPQLEAELKKLETTETKTELFKEEVSAEEVAEIVAKWSGIPVTRLVEGEKEKLLRLGDELHERVIGQEEAVQLVSDAILRARAGIKDPRRPVGSFLFLGPTGVGKTELAKTLAETLFDSEAAMIRIDMSEYMEKHSVARLIGAPPGYVGYDEGGQLTEAVRRKPYAVVLFDEIEKAHPDVFNVLLQVLDDGRVTDSQGRTVDFKNTIIIMTSNLGSRFLLEGVTGDVIPETVRESVMAELRRSFRPEFLNRIDETILFKPLTLEEITRIVELLIADLNRRLVERRVVVSLDKKAEEWAAEKGYDPVFGARPLKRFLQRQIETKLARALVAGEIAEGSQVIFHVKEDQLVFTTA; from the coding sequence ATGGATATGCAGAAACTCACGGTCATGTCGCGGCAGGCGGTCACGGATGCGCAGAGCGAGGCCCGGCGCCGGCAGAACAATGAAGTGGATACCTGGCACCTGTTGCATGCGTTGCTCGTGCAGGAAAACGGGCTGGTGCCGGCACTCGTGGAGAAGCTGGGGCTGACGGCGAATGTGTTGCTCGTCGCGGCGGAGCGGGAGCTGGAACGGTTGCCCAAGGTGACTGGAAGCGTGGACGTTTCGAAAATTTATGTGACGCAGGCTGTGGGTGAAGTGCTCACGCGGGCGGAGAAAGAGGCGGAGTCGCTCAAGGATGAGTTTGTGAGCGTGGAGCATTTATTCCTCGGGTTGCTCGATGTCGGGAAGCCGGAGGCGCTGGCGAAATATTTTAAGAGCTTCGGCATCGAGCGCGGGAAGGTGCTGACGACGCTCAAGCAGATGCGCGGCAGCCAGCGGGTGACTTCGGATAATCCGGAGACGACTTATCAGGCGCTGGAGAAGTACGGCATCGATCTGGTGGCGCAGGCGAGGAAGGGGAAGATGGACCCGGTGATCGGGCGCGATGACGAGATCCGGCGGGCGGTGCGCATCCTGTCGCGCAAGACGAAGAACAATCCGGTGCTGATCGGTGAGCCGGGCGTGGGCAAGACGGCGATTGTTGAAGGACTGGCGCAGCGGATTTTGCGCGGCGACGTGCCGGAGGGGTTGAAGGATAAAACGATTTTCTCGCTCGATATGGGCGCGCTCATCGCAGGCGCGAAGTATCGCGGCGAGTTTGAGGAGCGTTTGAAAGCTGTGCTCAAGGAAGTGAAGGACAGCGAGGGGCGGATCATTTTGTTCATCGACGAGCTTCATACGATCGTGGGCGCGGGAAAAACCGAAGGCGCCATGGACGCGGGGAATTTGCTTAAGCCGATGCTGGCGCGTGGGGAGTTGCACTGCATCGGTGCGACGACACTCGATGAGTATCGCAAGCACATCGAAAAGGACGCGGCGCTGGAGCGTCGTTTCCAGCCGGTGCTCGTGGAGCCACCGAGCGTGGAGGATGCGATTTCGATTTTGCGCGGGCTCAAGGAGCGCTTCGAGCTGCATCATGGCGTGCGGATTCAGGACAATGCGCTGGTGAGCGCGGTGATGCTTTCGGACCGGTATATCTCGGACCGGTTTTTGCCGGACAAGGCGATCGACCTGATCGACGAAGCGTGCGCGATGATCCGGACGGAAATGGATTCGTCGCCGCAGGAGCTGGATGCATTGCAGCGGCGCGTGTTGCAGCTGGAGATCGAGGAAGCGGCGTTGAAGCTGGAGAAGGACGATGCGTCGAAGCAGCGGCTGGAGACGTTGCGAAAAGAGCTCGGCGACGCGCGCGGACAGGCGGCGGCGTTAAAAGCGAAATGGGACAAAGAGAAGGCGGCGGTTGATCGCGTGCGCAAGGTGCGCGAGGAATTGGAGGCTACGCGGCTGGAGATGGAGAAGGCGGAGCGCGCGTACGATTTGAGCAAGCTAGCGGAGTTGCGGCACGGGAAGATCCCGCAGCTGGAGGCGGAGTTGAAGAAGTTGGAGACGACGGAGACGAAGACGGAGTTGTTTAAGGAAGAAGTGTCGGCTGAGGAAGTGGCTGAGATTGTGGCGAAGTGGTCGGGCATCCCGGTCACGCGATTAGTCGAAGGGGAGAAGGAGAAGTTGCTGCGGCTCGGCGATGAGTTGCACGAGCGTGTGATTGGACAGGAAGAGGCGGTGCAGTTGGTAAGCGACGCGATCTTGCGCGCGCGGGCGGGTATCAAAGATCCGCGGCGGCCGGTGGGGAGTTTTCTGTTTCTCGGGCCGACGGGCGTGGGCAAGACGGAGCTGGCGAAGACGCTCGCGGAAACGCTTTTCGACAGCGAGGCGGCGATGATCCGCATCGATATGTCGGAGTATATGGAGAAGCATAGTGTGGCGCGGCTGATCGGCGCGCCTCCGGGTTACGTCGGCTATGATGAAGGCGGGCAGCTTACTGAAGCGGTGAGGCGGAAGCCTTACGCGGTGGTGCTTTTCGACGAGATCGAGAAGGCGCATCCGGACGTGTTCAATGTGTTGTTGCAGGTGCTCGATGACGGACGTGTGACGGATTCGCAGGGGCGGACGGTGGATTTTAAGAACACGATCATCATCATGACCTCGAATCTCGGATCACGTTTCCTACTCGAAGGTGTGACGGGCGATGTGATTCCGGAGACGGTTCGCGAGAGCGTGATGGCGGAGTTGCGGCGGTCGTTCCGGCCGGAGTTTTTGAACCGCATCGACGAGACGATCTTGTTCAAGCCGCTGACGCTCGAAGAGATCACGCGGATCGTGGAGTTGTTGATCGCTGATCTGAACCGGCGGCTGGTCGAACGGCGCGTGGTCGTGTCGCTGGATAAGAAGGCGGAAGAGTGGGCGGCGGAGAAAGGCTACGATCCGGTGTTTGGGGCGCGGCCGTTGAAGCGGTTTCTGCAACGGCAGATCGAGACGAAACTGGCGCGAGCATTGGTGGCCGGGGAAATCGCGGAGGGCAGTCAGGTGATCTTTCATGTGAAGGAGGATCAGCTGGTTTTCACGACGGCGTGA